DNA sequence from the Paenibacillus physcomitrellae genome:
CCTGCTCGCGGCGAGTTATTCGCAAGTGTTTGAGCTTTTGAACGATCAGCTGCCACAAACCTTAACCGCCGAGCAGAAAGAGAATATTTTTGGCCATAATGCAAGCCGGTTCTACAAATTGAAAGCGCTGCCGCATATCTAATATTAAGGATGGAAAGGAGGAGGAATGGACCGGATGGGAAGCAGGATCAGCCGGATGAACGTTACGGAAGAAATCTACAGAATCGTCAAAGAAGATATTTTAACGCATAAGCTGCCTGCCGGTGAGAAAGTCAACATCGATCAACTCGCGCGAACGCTGGAAGTCAGCAATATCCCCATTCGCGAAGCGTTATCCCGGCTGCAGTCTGAAGGTTATTTGCATATGGTCCCCTTCAAAGGGATGTTTGTTAATCTAATGAGCCTCCAGCAATTAGACGAAATATTTGAAATCCGATTACAGCTGGAGCCCTTTGCCGCCGGAAAAGCAGCATTAATTATTCCTGATGGAAAGCTCGCCCAATTGAGCTCGGCCTTGGATTCGATTCGCGCCAATGAAACTGCCCGTACAAATGACGGTCTGCAGATGATCACGGAAATGAACGATTCCATTCATGGCACGATACTTAAGTACTGCGATAATCACAGCCTGCGAACGTTGGTGAACGGTTATCTTGAGCAGACTCAAAGATACCTCACGTTTATAGAATTAACTCTGGATGTAGACGACCGGGAAGTGGAATGGGCCGAACATCATGCTATTTTGCAGCAGCTAATCCAGCGGAACGTCAACGGGGCTTCAGCCGCAATGTTCGATCATATCAGCAAGGCCAGACGCAGGGCAAACGTCCATTTCAGGAATACAGGAGGCTAAAACATGCAGCTGCAGGGGAAAGTGGCGATCCTTACAGGGGCCGGCTCCGGAATCGGAGAAACGGCGGCCAAGTTATTCGCCGATCAAGGCGCCCATGTTGTCATAGTTGATTGGAATGAAACCCAGGCTGTCCGCGTCGCTGACGAGATCAATCGAAAGCAGCCGCCAAACGGCCGGGCCTTAGCGGTGAAGACGGATGTTTCTTCGGAGCAGCAGGTGAAACGGCTCGTCCAGCAAACCATTACCGCCTTCGGTTCTATTGATATTTTGGTTAACAATGCGGCCGTCGTCCTTCCCAAGGAGCTTGAGGACATTTCCGAAGACGAATGGAACCGGACTGTAGACGTTAATTTGAAGAGCGTTTTTCTGATGATTAAACATTGCATACCTGAGCTTAGAAAACATAGAGGAACCATCGTGAACTTGGCGTCGCTCAACGGATTGATGGGACAACGCCAAAATCCCGTTTATTCGGCAACAAAAGGCGCGGTCATAGCGATGACTAAAGCGCTCGCGCTAGACTACGCACAGGATGGTGTACGCGTAAACTGCCTTTGTCCAGCCGGTGTGTCGACGCCGTTGTTGGAAGAATGGATCAGCCGGCAGCCGGACCCGGCTGAAACGGTTCAGGCGCTGAAAGACATGCACCCGCTGGGCAGAAGCGCAACCCCAGAAGAGGTTGCCAAAGCCGTGTTGTACCTGGCAAGTGATGCGTCAGCTTTTATTACGGGGGTTGCCCTTCCCGTTGATGGGGGCGCATCTTTAGGATACTAAATTTAGGCTGTTAAATTTTAGGCTATTAAACGAGATTCACGGAGACTCACGGAGAGCCGGGAAATCATGCAATCCAATATTATTCTCCAATCAAAATCATACACGATATATGATAATAATCATTTGGAGGTTAGAACGGATGAAAATTATTAATGTTGAAAGCTTTATTTTACATGTACCTTTGAATCCGCCGATTACAGATGCCATCAATTCACCGACCCACTGGGGGCTGCCGGGGGTTCGGATTTTTACGGATGAAGGCATCGTCGGCTACGGCTATACAGGCACATGTGCTTATGGAGACAAGCTCATTACGGATACAATCGATGACTATTACGCGCCGGTTCTGATGGGCAAAGATCCTTTTCAAGTCAAGGAAATCTGGGACGAACTGCGTTTTGGCCAGATGCATTGGATCGGTCGCGCAGGGGTTACCCATATGGCCCTTGCCGCCGTCGATATTGCCTTGTGGGATATCATGTCCAAAGCGGCCAACAAACCGCTGTGGCAGTATCTCGGCGGCCATAAATCCAAAGGAATCAAAGCTTATAACACAAACGGCGGCTGGCTGAACTGGACAAAAGAAAGATTGCTGCAGGATATTAGTTCCTATGTGGAAGAAGGGTTTACAGGCGTCAAAATGAAGGTCGGAAAACCGAACACCCTGGAGGATTACGACCGGGTTAAAGCCGTCCGCGAGCTGATCGGCAATGAGATTATCCTTATGATTGACGTGAATCAGCAATGGAATATCAATACGGCCATGACCTGGGGGAAGAAGCTGGAGGAGTTCGACCTGTTCTGGCTGGAGGAGCCGCTTAACCCCGACGATATCCTGGGACATAAAAAGTTAGCCGACGAATTAAACGTTCCGATTGCGCTTGGCGAACATGTCTATCATAAATATGCCTTCCGGGATTACATCCATAACGGAGCGGTAGAATACGTGCAGGTCGACTGCACGCGTGTCGGTGGCATTACGGAATGGCTTCAAGTAGCCGGTCTTGCGGCCGCTTACGATCTGCCCGTTGTTCCCCACGTGGGAGATATGGGCCAAATCCACCAGCATCTCGTCGGAGCTACGCAAAATGCCATTATGCTGGAATACATTCCCTGGATCCGGGATATTTTTGTTGAACCTGCAACGGTCAAAAACGGCTATTATGTCCTGCCGGAAATGCCGGGCGCATCGACCGAGATAATTCCGCAGTATTTTGAGAAATACCGGGTGAAATAAGACCGCTTAAAAAATACAGTGCCTTCATGCTGCGGGATATGTTACCTTATACTGAGAAAGAAAATTCAGCAAGCGACTTTGGAGGTGGATTTATGAAAGCGCTTTTTATTGGAGGAACCGGAACGATCAGCTCGGCTATTACCCAGCAGCTTATCAACCAAGGATGTGAGTTGTATCTCTTAAACCGCGGTTCCAGGAATGATGAACTGCCTGCCGGTGTGAAGACTCTTATTGCCGATATTCAAGATGAAGACAAGGTGGCCAAGCTGATTCAGGATTTGGAGTTTGATGTGGTGGCAGATTTTATCGCTTTTGTTCCAGAGCAGTTGGAACGGGACTACCGGTTGTTTAATGGAAAAACAAAGCAATTCATCTTCATCAGCTCGGCATCCGCTTACCAGACTCCGCTGTCCGATTACCGGATCACCGAGGGCACGCCTTTGTCCAACCCGCTGTGGGAGTATTCCAGAAACAAGATTGCCTGTGAAGAATATTTGATGAAGCAATATCGCGAACAGGGTTTTCCCATTACGATTGTTAGGCCAAGCCATACTTATGATGAGCGTTCCATTCCGCTGGGCGTCCATGGCAGCAAAGGAACGTGGCAGGTTGCCAAACGGATGCTGGAGAACAAGCCGGTTATCATTCATGGAGACGGGACTTCCTTATGGACCATGACGCATAACCGGGATTTTGCAAAAGGGTTTATCGGTCTCATGGGCAATATTCACGCCATCGGCGAATCGGTGCACATTACCTCGGATGAATCCGTGACCTGGAATCAAATTTATGAAATCATCGCAAGCAACCTGGGCGTCAAGCTGCAAGCCGTACATGTGTCATCCGAGTTTCTGGCGGCCTGCAGCACCGAGGATTACCGGGGCGGTTTGCTGGGCGATAAGGCCAATACCGTGGTGTTTGATAACTCCAAGATCAAAAGGCTGGTTCCGGAATTTACAGCCACAATCCGCCTTGATCAGGGAATTAAAGAAACGGTGGACCATATCCTGACCCATCCCGAATACCAAACAGAGGATCCGGAATTTG
Encoded proteins:
- a CDS encoding mandelate racemase/muconate lactonizing enzyme family protein; amino-acid sequence: MKIINVESFILHVPLNPPITDAINSPTHWGLPGVRIFTDEGIVGYGYTGTCAYGDKLITDTIDDYYAPVLMGKDPFQVKEIWDELRFGQMHWIGRAGVTHMALAAVDIALWDIMSKAANKPLWQYLGGHKSKGIKAYNTNGGWLNWTKERLLQDISSYVEEGFTGVKMKVGKPNTLEDYDRVKAVRELIGNEIILMIDVNQQWNINTAMTWGKKLEEFDLFWLEEPLNPDDILGHKKLADELNVPIALGEHVYHKYAFRDYIHNGAVEYVQVDCTRVGGITEWLQVAGLAAAYDLPVVPHVGDMGQIHQHLVGATQNAIMLEYIPWIRDIFVEPATVKNGYYVLPEMPGASTEIIPQYFEKYRVK
- a CDS encoding GntR family transcriptional regulator, with amino-acid sequence MGSRISRMNVTEEIYRIVKEDILTHKLPAGEKVNIDQLARTLEVSNIPIREALSRLQSEGYLHMVPFKGMFVNLMSLQQLDEIFEIRLQLEPFAAGKAALIIPDGKLAQLSSALDSIRANETARTNDGLQMITEMNDSIHGTILKYCDNHSLRTLVNGYLEQTQRYLTFIELTLDVDDREVEWAEHHAILQQLIQRNVNGASAAMFDHISKARRRANVHFRNTGG
- a CDS encoding SDR family NAD(P)-dependent oxidoreductase: MQLQGKVAILTGAGSGIGETAAKLFADQGAHVVIVDWNETQAVRVADEINRKQPPNGRALAVKTDVSSEQQVKRLVQQTITAFGSIDILVNNAAVVLPKELEDISEDEWNRTVDVNLKSVFLMIKHCIPELRKHRGTIVNLASLNGLMGQRQNPVYSATKGAVIAMTKALALDYAQDGVRVNCLCPAGVSTPLLEEWISRQPDPAETVQALKDMHPLGRSATPEEVAKAVLYLASDASAFITGVALPVDGGASLGY
- a CDS encoding SDR family oxidoreductase, with amino-acid sequence MKALFIGGTGTISSAITQQLINQGCELYLLNRGSRNDELPAGVKTLIADIQDEDKVAKLIQDLEFDVVADFIAFVPEQLERDYRLFNGKTKQFIFISSASAYQTPLSDYRITEGTPLSNPLWEYSRNKIACEEYLMKQYREQGFPITIVRPSHTYDERSIPLGVHGSKGTWQVAKRMLENKPVIIHGDGTSLWTMTHNRDFAKGFIGLMGNIHAIGESVHITSDESVTWNQIYEIIASNLGVKLQAVHVSSEFLAACSTEDYRGGLLGDKANTVVFDNSKIKRLVPEFTATIRLDQGIKETVDHILTHPEYQTEDPEFDAWCDKVIQALEAAADAIKG